In Paramormyrops kingsleyae isolate MSU_618 chromosome 11, PKINGS_0.4, whole genome shotgun sequence, the genomic window AGAAATACACCATTTCTGCAAATTgacaaatatgtaaaattagCATGCTCATCTTGCAGAGCTTTGGGATGCGTTTGCTCAAGGTCTAAGAACAAAACACAGAATTTATATGTTCTTTCATGTTTATGTAGCTGATTAATTAAACCCCTAAGTAGCAGGTTTTGTTGAGAGATTGAGTAGAAGTTCTCTATTCTATGTGGAGAAGTTCAACTGGATAGGTGAACATGAATTTTTATAAGATTATATCAGATGTATGATGCGTAATTGTTTAATTCCTGGATGCTTATTATTAATGGTTTTGTTTATATTCCAGTCTGTATTTAACACTGTACTGTGCCACCTATCACACTTTATTCATGTAAATGAAGCAGGAACAATTTAGGTACAGTAGGTGGTGTTGTAGCTTCAAACCTCCGGGCTTGGGGGTTCGAATCACACACAGTGTGTGGAGTGTGTTTGTTTCCTTCTGTGTtgttcctgtgctgcctgagatagGCTCCCCCCGTGACCCCTCCCTGGATAAGTGGTtgaataatggatggatggatggatggatggatgcagttACTTGGATTTACTGTCTTTGGGTCTAAGTCTGTTTCTTGAACTATTTTGCCTTCTGAGGTTCTACCTCAATCTTTCATCCTCCTCCaatccccccccgccccccacccaaaaCGTGGAGGCCTCGTGCTGAAGATGCATGTTCAGGTCTCTCTCTTTCAGTGAGCTCTTCATGAAAGCTGGCGATTAATGGCGAGAGCTGCAGCGTTTACCTGCCATGATGTTTCTCTTAACCTGTTCTCAGAAAGTTACAAACAAACGGGGTTATCGCTGCCGGCTTGTACAAACACCCACCTGAAAGAGGCGATTACAGCCACTTCACAGCCAATCACGATTAGCACGTTGGCTCCGCGCCACGAGTCCCGCccacgtcccccccccctcggcaCGCTGCCAGACACTGTCAATTAGCCGGTGTGCACAGTGGGCGGGGCACTCCTCCAGGAGGCAGGGGAGCCGATTGGCTGTCGCCAGGAGACACTTGGTGTTGCCGGGTTCTCCTTGGCCCCGTCGAGCTGCCGTACTGATCCCCATGTACCTGCAGTCATTTCCTGCTCTCCCCCTCTGTCTCTGTTTTCTTCTGACCAGAGGAGTATTCCTGGTAAAAGCAAAGACTTCATCTCGTTTTCTCGAGATGAAGACTAAGACTCTGCGGGATGGGTAGGGCAGGCCATGGTAGATTCCACTTGGCTCTggggtgggttggggggagAGTCCTTCATGTGTTTTTCACACCTCCCGGCCTTGGGGGTGGCCTTGCCTTTCACATTTCCACATGACATTGAGTGTACTGGGTACATCATGATGGGGGGGGCACCCAGGCCACTGCATTCATACGTGTTACATACGTGGTTAGAacctgcagccacagcatcCATGTGGTTCAGCGGAGCAGTGAACCTGCTGGTGAAAATGCAGAGAATATTTCAATACAAAccttttttctgaaatattGTTCCCTGCAAAAAAAGACCTTGGCAACCCCCATTATTGGATGCCATTAATAAGTACATCTGTGTCAAGTTCAAGTAACAATGACATGTTGACCATACATTCTGTACATTGTACTGCTTTTAATTTTCCCttaaatttaagaaaataaCTTGATCTTAGAAAGTTTCTGATTTTACTGTTGAACAGAACGTAAGTTTGAgtgattttaatgctttttttccccccttttgtCAGTTTCTGTGGAGTGACTACAAAAGGCAGGCGGGGGGAAGTGGGCGGGTGGGGGCCGGGTGGGGGCCGGGCGGATGCGTCTCTGTCGTCTCACTCCACTCAGCGAACGAGGCGGCCTTGACAGCACCAAAGGCAGGAAACTCGCTTGATGGGCTCAAAAAGCCAGATAACAAGAGTAGTTAAGAGGAGATACCCTTCAGTGCTGCCAGCATGCCCAAGTGAGCAGAATCGCATCTTATTTATCATTATGGTCATGTTCGGGACAAGACACCGGTCAGGGGTGGGGCAGAGTATAGGGGCAGGATGGCGATTGGGGGCGGGGCagtggtggggggcggggccaggtaTCGGGGCAGGGTGGTGGTTAGGGTGGGGCCGTGTATCGGGGCGGGGGGACGGTCAGGGACTGTCAGGGTGGGGCCGTGAATCGCGACAAGGGGACGGTCGGGGTGGGGCCATATATTGGGGCGGGGGGACGGTCAGGGTGGGGCCGTGTATCGGGGCGGGGGGACGGTCAGGGTGGAGCCGTGTATCGGGGCGGGGGGATGGTCAGGGACTGTCAGGGTGGGGCCGTGAATCGCGACAAGGGGACGGTCGGGGTGGGGCCGTGTATCGGGGCGGGGGAATGGTCAGGGTGGGCTTGTGAGTTGGGCTGTCAGCATCTCAGCAGCTGTGCCTTTAAATTTTAATATGGCCACTTCCCTGAGCGTCACTGAGGGCCCGGGGCCCGGGGCCGCTGCCCGCAGGAGGCAGTCTgtcgctgctgctgctgtctgcTCGTCCTGAGACGCACATCCCAGGCTCACTGCCACTCTGGGTGGGGAGGGAGGGAACTCTACACCCTACACCCAACCCCGAGCGGTTTGGCAGTGCGATTGGCAGGCGAGTCTGAGACGCTCACTGGGTGGGACACCTGGGGTGTGACACGCTGTCGTCACACCAGGTCCGCTGCAGCCGCTGCCAGGAATCAGCAGCCAGCTCTCAGCGTGACGCTGTAAGGAAGGTCATTTCATGTTGTGCGAGGGTCCAAACTGGCAGCTGCGCTGTCTGTGGGGTCGTTACTCTCAGCACTCTGCTTCTGTCTGTCATACTGGCATCCAGCTAATATTGATGCAAAGTTTAATATGTTGCGTAATCACAATTTTAATTGTACTGTGATAATAGTGATTTGTATTTAGTATTTATGGGCCAGGTTTTGGCAGGTTAGCTACGAGGTCAAGCTGAATTTTAGTTATTTGTTCTCTTTAAACCTTAAACTGAGAAAGTAATGCTTTTGATCTGTGATTGAGAAGTAGTAGTATATTTGATCGTAAAAAATCCCTTCTGGTAATTTATCGGTTTTCTTCTCATGCACATACACATTCCGTGGATAAAAACAGTCTATGTGTGAAAGTCCCCGATACTTTTCGCAGCGATAAACGGTGATTTTTTTGCAGGACGTGGTCGCGTCCCGCAGGGCAGCCCCGTGACAGAATAGCATGTTGTACATCcacataaaagaaaaaatacgGCAGCTACTCTCCACTTTATGACCTGCAGATTAATCTGTCAATGGATCCCGGCATAAATCGCACTCCTGCTTTACAAAATACTATTTTACATTCCTTTACACTATATTTTATCTTTTATTGCcaataaacataaaacatcACAAAGGGGGTAATGTTCTCATCAAAATTACTGCTTAATGATAATAAATTCAGGTGCTTATACATTTTTGCGGGAATACACATATGTTACAGAAACTGCACTCTCAGGAATGTGGTCGCAACTCATATATTTACCGCAAATAATACAGGTGCTTCAACGATGTCGCCTTGCGGCCAGTGGCCGGTGACGTGAGGGCGTGGGCTGGAGTTTCCCTGCGTGTCCTATGGCTCATCAGCGGTTCCTGTCTGCTCTTACTGACCATCGTCGCGCTAACTATTCAGCCCGGGGTGCGCTTAAGACGGCAAGGCGGCAGCAAACACCGGATTCACTAAGATCCATGCTCTGAACTCATGAGTTCGCGCCCCGACAATCCCCACCCCGCTTTGTGCTGCTGTGGTATGGCGCCTTTCCCCCGGAAAAGTGACGCTGTACTTTCCCCTTATTCTGTCAGTGCCACGGCGGATCCCGCTCTCATCCTGGGAGACCGCAAACTAAACAGGAGGATCATATAGGAGCCGTTCGGAAGTATGCAAATCATTGTAGCTGGAggttaaattaacatttttaattaaaaaaatgtgccAAACAAACAAAGGAAAACACACTAACGattaaaaaatctaaataaagccTCCTCTTGAAAGAGGGAAAAAACGGATGAGGAAAATTAGAGCTTCGTGTAAGAAGAAAAGTGGCTGTTATATAACATGATTCAGAAGTTTGCAATTAGGGAATAAAATGATAGAGGGAGGATTTGAGATGTGAACAAAGCACAGAAAAGTGCACAAGAAGCCTTCGGGGACAGGCGACGACGAAGCGCTCTGTAATGCACACACGGGGTATGTATGTACGCAGGCTAATTATTTTCAGTGTCGcaacttgtttttgttttaatacgAATGCTGTACATATACATTCTGCTCTTTTCAGGACTATATACCGAATTCTGCACAGGAAATCTCAAATTATTTAACTGACTGCAGACAATTCCTTCCCCTTTTCTGAAACTTTCACTCGTAAAATGATCTGAAAGAAGGATAAAACATTAAGGTAAGAAAAATCATGTTTCGAGAGTGAAACGATGAGAAGTCTAAAATTTAAATCAAACGTCCAGCCGCActttatgtatataaaaaacGACGTCAGGAGCGCGGCGGGCCGCTGTGGTTTTAGGCCGCATCCAGACACACCGATGAATTCTAGCCCTCCAGCGCCCTCTAGTGGCACATAATACGAACACGTATAACGAAAGTTTCACAGGCGTCAAGAATAACAAAAACCAGGCAAGGGAAGTATTTCGAATGACATGTATTTAACGACAGAACAAGATTACAAAAGTCATCAGTACTTCCAATGTGAGGGATAATTCCATGTCTCTCTGTAACACTGCTCTGAGTGGGATATGGAGACTGATGATTCTTCTTGGGACAGCAGGGTGTCTCATATTGATGTGCCCTGCAGTAGTCTCCCCCTGGAGGAACGCAGTCTGACTTAGTCATCTCCCCCACACAGGCCTAGCAGGACCTTCTGGTAGTCTCCCTTGGTGTGCTCCTACAGGGGGCAATGGCAGAGATTTAGGTGTATCACCCCCTGGGTTCAGGCTCCACCTAGGGCAGGACGGGAGCCAAAGCTGCTGGGAACTCACAGTGATCGTCTGGTGCAGTGACTTCCCAGACAGCTTCTTAAACTCCGAGCGGATCTTAACGAGGTCGACCTCACAACGGGACACCATAATCCTCGTCAGCACCTTCTCCTTTGCCCCTTTGGCCTGATTGGCAGGAAGAATGCAACCTCCATGTTATTTATAGTCAAACAATTAGAGGCACATGCACTAACCAGAAGGTCTCATGAAGACCTGCTTCATGAGCTCTATTGCCAGTCAGGTCCAGTGATCcatcagacagagagagagacagacagacatgcttTGATCTGCCTCTTAAATACCTTTTCATGAGAAAATAAGCATGGCTTTGAAACAGTCTGCCAGTGCATCTTTTACAGTGTCGTCATTGTGAGTTGAAAGATGATAATGAAGCTGTTTCAGGTGGCGATTTAAATTTACCTTCATGGCATCATTCAGCCGGTTTGCGAAGTACAGCTGTTTGTTTTCAAGGCACTCAACtgcgaaagagagagagggagagagagagtgcacgTTTGAATAACTGGCGTTCTCAGCCTTGCATTTTCATTGGCGGTTCCCCATGTTCCCTGTGAAGGGTTCCTAGTTAGAGGGCTGCTTCGGATTTTCCTTGGCGGTTCCCCATGTTCCCTGTGAAGGGTTCCTAGTTTGAAGGCTGCCTCGGGTGCCTCGGCACCAGGCCACCATTTCCGCGGGGCATCCCTTGAAATCAAATGTTGTTTTTCTCCAAACAGCTTGCAATTATGTTTAATAAGAAATGAATCTACTGCTAGCAGAGTACAAATGGGCTGTGAAGAAGGCAGAATGCCTGGGGGGGGCGGCAAACAGCTAGTCCCCCCGAACAGCAGGATGCCACACCACGCGCCTGAAAGATGGAGTGTGTGGCCCAAACCGGACGTCACTGGGGTAGTGCAGCTGCAGGTAACACCAGGGGGACGCATGGGATAAAAccggggggagaatgatgatgTCGTACCCAGAGTGAGGAAGGATTTCTCCAGATCACCCTTCACCTCCTTGCAGATGCTCTCCTTCATGTCGTAGGGGCTGTAGCTCTTGTACCTTTCAAACACTGAAAAAAGACACCAATGTTGGgatgatagacagacagactaaGAAACGGAAAATGATATAAACAGCCAGGCATTTGTGctgagacacagacagagaaacagccatacagagaaacagacagatggacagatagGCAGAAAGATagacagagacaaagagagagagagacagactgacTAAGACATGGAGGCAGACAGACTAAGACAGACAGGCAAGTAGAGAcaagagagagacagatggacagaggcagagagagacagacagggaatGAGAGAGGCAGGTTGAgagacagacaagcagagaaGCAATCAgacagacaaggaaacagaCAAACTGGACATAGTGTAAACAAGGCAGTGTAAATTAGacaatattaattaatgttagtACTGAATATTAAGAGGGGTGTGCAGGTATGGACATGGCTGTAGGTTGTAGTTGTATGGTGTGTCGTGGTCTGTTTTCAGTAACGTCTACTAGGAGATGGCGAGCTCTAGGTGCCCGAAGGTTCATGATACCCTTCTGCAAGTGAGGGACACTCCTTTCGGTCATGATACTGATCCATGTGGCCACATCTGTCCCTTTCCTCTTGACTCCAGCTTCATACAAGGCCTGTCCAGTGAAAAGGCACAACAGCAAGGCGACAGCAGCAGTTAATAAATGTGGAGCAGCACCCTGCCCCCTAGCACCCATTGCTGGGATTGCACCTGTGTGACGTACTCGCCAGACATAGCCCGGGAGCGGTCACACTCGTGTAATTACCCTGGCATCCATGTCGATCTTCTCGTAGTCCACGACACTGCTGGGATCATCCCTTTTCGTCTGTCAGGGGACAGAATGGTCAGTATGGAGTTCAGCCAAGAGCCATAGGAAGAGTCCCCCCCCCTCTATGAATGTACCTGGACCAGGGCCAGAAGCAGCTTCGCAAACTGCCCTGAGGTATCTCCGGCAACGTCCTTCTCCAGCTCTTTCTTAAACACTGTGGAAGCAGCTGAGCGTCAGACACGGCGACATGCGACACACAAATGCGACGGCGGCACCTGCCACTCACAATCCTTGTAGACCCTCCTGATATCCACTAACTCTTCGTTGCTGCGAGAGCAGACCATCTCGATCAGGGTCTCCTCATCTGTCCCCAAACCCTGGAGAGAAACATGGGGATGCATCAGAGGTTGTGGGACCCAGTTTCACATCACGTGCAGCTGCAGAGTTCATGCTGATGCATCAAAGGTTTGTAAGTTTATGCACCTCAGTTGGTGCCTCTGCACAGAGTAGGTGACCTGAAAGAGAGGCCAAGCtacagaagggataaataaagtacTAGCTATGAAATCTTCTTGGTTTCATAGACAATTTCGGGACCAATAGTATCCTGTCCTGTGTTTAAGTTTTTACTTGAGCTCAAGGCAGATAAATGAGTAGCTGCTGCAAGTTCTGTCCTGCCTTACATTGGtttcaccagcagagggcagcaaaGTACTGCATGAGCTTCCCTCGTTTCTCATTCATGTGCCGAAAGGAGTATTTAATTCataatttataaaacaaaaactcaaATCTCGCTTTGTAATGTTAGGCTGAGAGGCATCACCAGGTCCCTTTttcatctcagaaacagcccaAGCTTCCCATCTCTCTCCATCACTCGTCGCTTTATAAATTCAGCTGTAAATTAATAATAGGGCCTCACAAAAAATAGGT contains:
- the anxa2b gene encoding annexin A2b isoform X1; the encoded protein is MWVVSCWEVGFRTDCPDPSKPTWKVKMALVSEFLGQLTLNLGPASEPKYPSVVPVVDFDPDKDAARIETAIKTKGVDEQTIIDILTKRSYAQRREIAFAYERRAKKDMISALKGALSGSLESVILGLMKSTSQFDATEIRASIKGLGTDEETLIEMVCSRSNEELVDIRRVYKDLFKKELEKDVAGDTSGQFAKLLLALVQTKRDDPSSVVDYEKIDMDARALYEAGVKRKGTDVATWISIMTERSVPHLQKVFERYKSYSPYDMKESICKEVKGDLEKSFLTLVECLENKQLYFANRLNDAMKAKGAKEKVLTRIMVSRCEVDLVKIRSEFKKLSGKSLHQTITEHTKGDYQKVLLGLCGGDD
- the anxa2b gene encoding annexin A2b isoform X2, whose product is MALVSEFLGQLTLNLGPASEPKYPSVVPVVDFDPDKDAARIETAIKTKGVDEQTIIDILTKRSYAQRREIAFAYERRAKKDMISALKGALSGSLESVILGLMKSTSQFDATEIRASIKGLGTDEETLIEMVCSRSNEELVDIRRVYKDLFKKELEKDVAGDTSGQFAKLLLALVQTKRDDPSSVVDYEKIDMDARALYEAGVKRKGTDVATWISIMTERSVPHLQKVFERYKSYSPYDMKESICKEVKGDLEKSFLTLVECLENKQLYFANRLNDAMKAKGAKEKVLTRIMVSRCEVDLVKIRSEFKKLSGKSLHQTITEHTKGDYQKVLLGLCGGDD